Part of the Janibacter endophyticus genome is shown below.
ACGTACCGGGGGTCGTAGAGCTGCTGGACGGGCGGGTCGTACCCGCCCGGCCGGTAGCCGTACGCCTCACGAAGTGGTGAGTCCCACCCTTCGTGCGGGTGCGGGGATCCGCCCTGCGGGGGCGGCTGCGGCCAGCTCATGGGCGCGAGGCTAGTCGAGCGGACCGACCGCGCTCCTTCTCCGCGGACCGCCCATGGCTAGAGTCCAACGGTGACCTCTGCGACTCCCGACCGCGCCCAGACCGACCGCATCGTCTGGATCGACTGCGAGATGACCGGCCTCTCCCTCGAGCGCGACGCGCTCATCGAGGTGGCCGCCCTCGTCACGGACTACGAGCTCAACGTCCTCGGCGACGGCGTCGACGTCATCATCCGGCCCTCCGACGAGGCGCTCGAGCAGATGGGCGACTTCGTCCGCGAGATGCACACGACGAGCGGACTGCTCGAGGAGCTCGCCGGCGGCACGACCCTCACGGACGCTGAGGCCCAGGTCCTCGCCTACGTCCGCGAGCACGTGCCCGAGGCCGGCAAGGCCGCGCTCGGCGGCAACACCGTGGCGACCGACCGCGGCTTCCTCGCCCGCGACATGGCCGAGCTCGACGCCCACCTCCACTACCGGATGATCGACGTCTCCTCGATCAAGGAGCTCTCGCGGCGCTGGTACCCCCGCGCCTACTTCGCCGCGCCGGAGAAGCACGGCGGTCACCGGGCCCTCGCCGACATCACCGAGTCGATCGCCGAGCTGCGCTACTACCGCGAGGCCGTCTTCCTCCCCCCGCCCGGCCACGACACCCCGACGCTGCGCGAGATCGCCGCCCGCCACGCCGGCTGACCCCGCCGGCGGACGACGAAGGGGGCCCGGTCACCTGACCGGGCCCCCTTCGCCTTCTTGGGGTGAGTGACGGGACTTGAACCCGCGACCCTCGCGACCACAACGCGATGCTCTACCAGCTGAGCTACACCCACCATGCCGTGCTACGCGCACAACGGCGACGATCCTACCTGCTCCCGGACGGTGGTCCTGACCACCCACCCCGCGACACGTCATCGACCCGTACGGGACACGCTCAGGGTGGTCGGGCACGATGGTCGGGTGACCACCGTGAGCCTGGCCCCCCGTCCGACTGCGCTGCGCGCGCTCCTCGTCGCCCTCGCGGCGGCGGTGCTCGCGATCGCGGGCGTCCTGCCCGCCTCCGCGCACGCGTCGCTCGTCCGCTCCAGCCCCACCTCGGGCTCGACGCTGACGGCCGTGCCGCCGGAGGTCGCGCTGACCTTCAACGAGGAGATCAACCCGCAGTTCGCCTCGGTCACGGTGAAGTCCGGGGACACGACGGCGAGCACGGGCGACCTCGAGGTCGACGGGGCGACGATCTACCAGCCGCTGGACCCCGAGATGCCGGCCGGCACGTACACCGTCGCCTACCGCGTGACGAGCGCCGACGGCCACCCGGTCTCCGGGACCTTCGACTTCACCTACGACGCCCCCGGCGGTGGCGAGGGTGACGGCGAGGGCACCGTCGCGCCGAGCCCGACGACCTCCGGGGGCACCGGGACCGAGAGCCCGAGCCCCACCTCCACCACGCCGTCCGAGACCACTCCCACGGAGCCGGCGACCGAGACCTCGTCGGAGGCCACCACCTCGACGACGAGCCCCGAGAGCTCGACGACGACCTCGAGCCCGACGACCACCGACGGCGACAGCACCGCGGGCAGCACCGACGAGGGCCTTCCCTGGTGGGTGTGGCTGCTCGGCGCCCTCGCCGTCCTGGGGCTCGTCGGCGGCCTCGTCCTGGCCCTCGCGCGCCGGGGCGACGAGGACGTCGACCTCGAGTCCTACCACCGTCCCGAGGACGTCGACGGCGACCTCCGCTGAGCCGGGGAGGGCCACCGGTCAGCCGATTTCGTGACGCGGCGGACCCGGTGCTAATGTCTCTCCTCGCGCGCCATTAGCTCAATTGGCAGAGCAGCTGACTCTTAATCAGCGGGTTCGGGGTTCGAGTCCCTGATGGCGCACCACACCGACGAAGGGCCCCGGTCACCTGACCGGGGCCCTTCGTCGTTGCGCTTCGAGGCTCCGGCCTGTCGGCCATCGCACCTCAGCGACCATCGGTCACCAGCGGCGGGAGCGCCGCTTCGAGATCACCTTGAGGGCGACGAGGCCGATGACGACCGCGGCGGCGATCGCCGCCCGGTCCGTGCGGACCTCGCCGGTGTCGGTGTGGGTCGCCGAGTAGAAGGAGGCCTTGGCCTGCTCCTTCTGCCGGTTCACGACGTTCTGCGGGGCCGCGCGGACCGTCAGCTCGTCGATCGTCTGCGCGAGCCGGTCGCGCAGTGCCGAGATGTCGTTCTCCAGCGCCGACTGGCTGGGGGTGCCGTTGCTCATCGAGGTCAGTCCGTCCTTCTCGGTTCGGTGTCCAGGGTCCAGTATGCGGGTCGATCAGTCCGTCTGGAGCCCGAGGTCCCGCTGGATCTTCGCCACGTGGCCGGTGGCCTTGACGTTGTACATGGCGTGCTCGACCGTGCCTCCCTCGTCGACGACGAAGGTCGAGCGGATGACGCCCTGGACGACCTTGCCGTAGAGCTTCTTCTCGCCGAAGGCGCCGTAGCGCGTCATGACCTCCTTGTCCGGGTCGGAGAGAAGGGTGATCGTCAGCCCGTCCCGCTCGCGGAACGTCGCGAGCTTCTCCGGCTTGTCCGGGGAGATCCCGAGCACGGTGTAGCCCTGGTGCTCGAGGACGTCGAGCCGCTCGGAGAAGTCGCACGCCTGCGTGGTGCAGCCAGGTGTCATGGCCGCCGGGTAGAAGTACACGATGACCTTGCGGCCGCGCAGGTCGGAGAGCGTGACCTGGCCACCCAGGTCGTCGTCTAGGGTGAAGTCCGGCGCTGCGTCGCCCGGCTCGAGCCGATCCGTCATGATTCCTCGCTCCTGCACCACGGGGTGCCTCGGTCTGCGTGTCCTGCGGTCAACGTACCGAACGCACGACGGTCGGCTCGATCGTGACCTCGCTCGTCAGCGAGCGGGCGATGAAGCACTCCCGGTGCGCCACCTCGAGGAGGTGGCGGACCCGCTCCTCGCTCACCTCTCCCCGCACCGTGACCGTGGGCCGCAGCACGATCCGGCCGACGCGAAGGGGCGGGTCCGCCTCGTCCATGACGGCCCGGGCGTCGTCGCGGTAGTCGACGACGTCGATCCGGGCCGTGGCGGCGACGGCGAGGAAGGACAGCAGCTGGCACGAGCTTGCTGCTGCGAGGAGGAGCTCCTCCGGGTTGGGCAGCGAGGCGTCACCGCGAAAAGCGACGTCCGCGCTGGCACAGAGCTCCACGCCGCTCACCTCGAGTGCATGCGTGCGGTCGTAGGCCTCGTAGCCCGCGCCGGTCGAGCCGGACCAGTCGAGAGCGGTGGCATAGCGGTGCGTCGTCACGCGCCTAGACTCCCACCCGAGCCGAAGTGGCGGAATTGGCAGACGCGCCAGGTTTAGGTCCTGGTGCCTTCGGGTGTGCGGGTTCGAGTCCCGCCTTCGGCACGCTCGTCAGGCCTGTGCCAGCGCCTCGCGCAGGACCGGGATCATGGCCCGCATCGCGTTGCCCCGGTGGCTGATCGCGTTCTTCTCCGCGTCTGAGTACTGCGCCAGGGTGCGCTCGTCACCGTCGGGGCGGAAGACCGGGTCGTAGCCGAACCCGTTGTGCCCCTTCGGCTCTCGCACGATCACACCGGTGACGCTGCCCTCGACGGCGCGGGCCTGCCCGCCCGGGACGGCGAGAACGGCCGCGCAGCGGAAGGCCGCCGAGCGGTGCTCGTCGCTCACGTCGCTCAGCTGGTCGAGGAGCAGCTGGAGGTTGCGGCGGTCCTTCTCCGCACGGGGCAGCGACTCCCCAGCGTGCTGACCCGACCAGCGGGCCGAGAAGATCCCGGGCATCCCGCCGAGGACGTCAACGGTCAGCCCCGAGTCGTCGGCGAGCGCCGGGAGCCCGGTCGCCGCCGCGACCGCCTCCGCCTTGAGCGTCGCGTTGCCGACGAAGGTCACTTCGGTCTCGGGCACCTCACCGATCTCCGGGAAGGCCTCCATCGAGAGCACCTCGACGTCAAGATCGGCGTCGGCGAGCAGCTGCTGCAGCTCGTGAACCTTGTGCGCGTTGTGCGTCGCGAGCACAAGGCGGTGACCGCCCATCAGAGCGCGCGCTCGCGTGGGGTGGTGGCGAGCGCCTCCTGCTGCTTGGCCGTGAGGGCGGCGCAGCCCGTCGTCGCGAGGTCGAGGAGGGCGTCGAGCTCGGCCCGGTCGAAGGGGGTGCCCTCGGCCGTCCCCTGCACCTCGACGAAGGCGCCGTCGCCGGTCATCACGACGTTCATGTCGGTCTCGGCGGTCGAGTCCTCGGGGTAGTCGAGGTCGCAGACCGGACGTCCGCCGACGACGCCGACCGAGACCGCGGCGATGGAGCCGGTGAGCGGCTCGGCGCCGGCGGCGATGAGCCCGCGCTGCCTGGCGTCGGCGATCGCGTCGGCGAGCGCGACGTAGGCGCCGGTGATGGCCGCCGTGCGCGTGCCCCCGTCGGCCTGGAGGACGTCGCAGTCGAGGACGATCGTGTTCTCGCCAAGCGCCTTGGTGTCGATGATCGCCCGCAGCGAGCGCCCGATGAGCCGGCTGATCTCGTGCGTCCGGCCACCGACCTTGCCCTTGCGGGACTCCCGGTCGCTGCGCGTGTTCGTCGAGCGCGGCAGCATCTCGTACTCGGCAGTGACCCATCCGGTGCCGCGGCCCTTGAGCCAGCGCGGCACCCCTTCGGTGAAGGAGGCGGCGACGAGCACACGGGTCTTGCCGAACTCGACGAGCACGCTGCCCTCGGCGTGGTCGAGCCAGTTGCGCGTGATGCGCACCTCGCGGAGGTCCTCGGGAGCGCGGCCGTCGTGGCGGGGGGTGCTGTCGGTCATGGGCGTCAGGCTAACGAGCGACCGCCCGACCCACCGTCCCGACCCTTCGCCGACGAATGTGGTGACCCGCCGGTAACCAGATGCCCGGCCGGTGGCATCATGGCGCGCGTGAACCCCCGGCTGACCATCGACCTGACGCACGGTCGCACCGTCATCACCCTGCGCGAGGCCGGGCCCGAGGCACCTGTCGCCGTCGTCCTCCCCGCGATGGGCGTGGCCGCCGGCTACTACGCCCCCTTCGCCGAGGCGCTCGTCGCCCGGGGCATCTCGGTCGCCGTCCCCGACTACCCCGGGCACGGCGAGAGCACCCCGGGGGTCAGCCGTCGCACCAGCTACGGGTACCGCGACCTCGCCGACGAGTGGCTCACCGCCGTCATCGACGCCGTCGTCGCGGACCACCCGGAGCCGGAGGTCGTCCTCGTCGCTCACTCCCTCGGCGGGCACGTCGCCCTGGCCCACCTCGCCCAGCACGCCCACCCTGCGATCCGGGGG
Proteins encoded:
- the orn gene encoding oligoribonuclease encodes the protein MTSATPDRAQTDRIVWIDCEMTGLSLERDALIEVAALVTDYELNVLGDGVDVIIRPSDEALEQMGDFVREMHTTSGLLEELAGGTTLTDAEAQVLAYVREHVPEAGKAALGGNTVATDRGFLARDMAELDAHLHYRMIDVSSIKELSRRWYPRAYFAAPEKHGGHRALADITESIAELRYYREAVFLPPPGHDTPTLREIAARHAG
- a CDS encoding copper resistance CopC family protein — translated: MTTVSLAPRPTALRALLVALAAAVLAIAGVLPASAHASLVRSSPTSGSTLTAVPPEVALTFNEEINPQFASVTVKSGDTTASTGDLEVDGATIYQPLDPEMPAGTYTVAYRVTSADGHPVSGTFDFTYDAPGGGEGDGEGTVAPSPTTSGGTGTESPSPTSTTPSETTPTEPATETSSEATTSTTSPESSTTTSSPTTTDGDSTAGSTDEGLPWWVWLLGALAVLGLVGGLVLALARRGDEDVDLESYHRPEDVDGDLR
- a CDS encoding DUF3618 domain-containing protein → MSNGTPSQSALENDISALRDRLAQTIDELTVRAAPQNVVNRQKEQAKASFYSATHTDTGEVRTDRAAIAAAVVIGLVALKVISKRRSRRW
- the bcp gene encoding thioredoxin-dependent thiol peroxidase, translated to MTDRLEPGDAAPDFTLDDDLGGQVTLSDLRGRKVIVYFYPAAMTPGCTTQACDFSERLDVLEHQGYTVLGISPDKPEKLATFRERDGLTITLLSDPDKEVMTRYGAFGEKKLYGKVVQGVIRSTFVVDEGGTVEHAMYNVKATGHVAKIQRDLGLQTD
- a CDS encoding OsmC family protein; the encoded protein is MTTHRYATALDWSGSTGAGYEAYDRTHALEVSGVELCASADVAFRGDASLPNPEELLLAAASSCQLLSFLAVAATARIDVVDYRDDARAVMDEADPPLRVGRIVLRPTVTVRGEVSEERVRHLLEVAHRECFIARSLTSEVTIEPTVVRSVR
- the rdgB gene encoding RdgB/HAM1 family non-canonical purine NTP pyrophosphatase codes for the protein MGGHRLVLATHNAHKVHELQQLLADADLDVEVLSMEAFPEIGEVPETEVTFVGNATLKAEAVAAATGLPALADDSGLTVDVLGGMPGIFSARWSGQHAGESLPRAEKDRRNLQLLLDQLSDVSDEHRSAAFRCAAVLAVPGGQARAVEGSVTGVIVREPKGHNGFGYDPVFRPDGDERTLAQYSDAEKNAISHRGNAMRAMIPVLREALAQA
- the rph gene encoding ribonuclease PH, which produces MTDSTPRHDGRAPEDLREVRITRNWLDHAEGSVLVEFGKTRVLVAASFTEGVPRWLKGRGTGWVTAEYEMLPRSTNTRSDRESRKGKVGGRTHEISRLIGRSLRAIIDTKALGENTIVLDCDVLQADGGTRTAAITGAYVALADAIADARQRGLIAAGAEPLTGSIAAVSVGVVGGRPVCDLDYPEDSTAETDMNVVMTGDGAFVEVQGTAEGTPFDRAELDALLDLATTGCAALTAKQQEALATTPRERAL